One Pseudoalteromonas rubra genomic window, TCTGCACTAGCTATTTCTGCCTGCTCAGAGGCACCGCAAAGCCAGGGTGGCCCATCCATGCCATCTGCGCAAGTGAGTATCAACAAAGTCACAACCCAGAGTGTGCCGTTCAATATCGAACTGCCAGCCACTCTGGCCGGTGATAAAGAAGTTGAGATCAGAGCGCGTGTATCCGGGCTTGTTGAGTCGCGTAACTTTGAAGAAGGCCAGTACGTTAAAGCGGGACGTTCTTTATTTACCATTGAGCTTCGTCCCTTACAGCTGGAACGAGACAAAGCAGAAGCCGACCTCAATGCCGCAAAAGCGAATGTGGCACAGGCAAAACGTGAGAAAGACAGGCTTGAACGACTCAAAGATGAGCGTTCAGTTTCAAAACGCGATTTTGATAACGCCGTTTCCGCCTATGAAATTGCCATCGCCAATCTGGACTCTGCCAAAGTGGCACTCAGTGAAGCACAACTGGATTTAGAGTATGCGCAGGTTAAAGCGCCTGTCTCAGGGATCATGGGTCGAGAGTTCGTTTCTCAGGGCAGCTATGTCTCCGGGCCGACCGTACTGTTAAGTGAACTCACCGATACCGGCAAGATGCGGGCACGGTTTGGGTTTTCTGAACGAGAGCAGCTGGCTATGCGACAGGATGTTGAAAATGGCACACTGAGCCTGCCTAAGAATAATGAGTTTAATGCCACCATAGTGCTTCAGGATGGTTCTGTCTATGCGCATTCAGGCAAAGTCGATTTCTCGGATGTCCGGGTAAACCGCTTTACTGGTACCAGTGAATTACAGGCCCGGATCAGCAACCCGGATGGTGAGCTGCGTCCTGGTCAGTTTGTCCGCGTTCGTTTGTCCGGTGCTGTGCGCAATAACGCCATTGTGCTGCCGCAACGTGCCGTATTAGACAACGGCACAGGTAAATTTGTCTATCTTGCTACTGAAAACGAACAAGGCATGACCGTTGCCCTGCCTGCGCCAGTTGAGGTAGGTGAATGGGTCAACCTGGATGGCAAAAACATGTGGGTGATTCGACAGGGCCTGACCCCTGGCCAGCCCGTGATCGTTGAAGGTATGGCGCGCATATTCTTCCCAGGAATGCCCGTTAGCGTGAGCGGCGAAGGAGAATAATCGTATGTTCTCTAAGTATTTTATTGATCGCCCGATCTTTGCTTTTGTGATCTCTATTGTTATCGTACTGGCAGGTCTGGCCGCAATGCGCACCCTGCCTATCGCTCAGTACCCGGAGATCGCACCGCCTCAGGTTCAGGTAACGGCTTTTTACCCTGGTGCATCTGCCGATGTCCTGGAGCAGACAGTGGCAGCCCCAATAGAAAATGCCATCACAGGCGTTGAGGGCATGATGTACATGGAGTCAACCAGTACCAGCTCTGGCACAACCACTATCACAGTGACTTTTGAAATAGGTACGGATATTGACCAGGCTGCCGTCGACGTCAACAACCGGGTAAAACAGGTTGAGGCGCGTTTACCGGAAGAGACACGCCGTCAGGGTGTGGTTGTTGCAAAAGGCTCATCCAGCTTCTTGCAGGTTCACGCCTTCT contains:
- a CDS encoding efflux RND transporter periplasmic adaptor subunit, with protein sequence MYPAHNSSRVVHLATAVLSALAISACSEAPQSQGGPSMPSAQVSINKVTTQSVPFNIELPATLAGDKEVEIRARVSGLVESRNFEEGQYVKAGRSLFTIELRPLQLERDKAEADLNAAKANVAQAKREKDRLERLKDERSVSKRDFDNAVSAYEIAIANLDSAKVALSEAQLDLEYAQVKAPVSGIMGREFVSQGSYVSGPTVLLSELTDTGKMRARFGFSEREQLAMRQDVENGTLSLPKNNEFNATIVLQDGSVYAHSGKVDFSDVRVNRFTGTSELQARISNPDGELRPGQFVRVRLSGAVRNNAIVLPQRAVLDNGTGKFVYLATENEQGMTVALPAPVEVGEWVNLDGKNMWVIRQGLTPGQPVIVEGMARIFFPGMPVSVSGEGE